Proteins from one Haloarcula marismortui ATCC 43049 genomic window:
- a CDS encoding IS1595-like element ISHma4 family transposase, whose translation MIPLDVFGSESVAADLLEQVRWRDGVTCPRCRSDRTVRNGSYREFQRYLCKNCDRTFNDKTGTIFAHSKIALRRWLFSIYAFLRFNTSLRQLQCEIEVTHKTMHRRIERFARALDAPSLNLVGPVEIDEVYVSAGKKGRERDRESRSRGLSTRGRGSYSSDKPPIFIIADRGTEQRYVIPAKAADESTIRLLLADRQQESLTVYTDGFRAYEPLEDDDAFDREYVVHGDGEYADDEVHVNTCESHASQVRRWLSPHRGISKDKLTQYLRAFQLRRELFRKPGRDALKHAVQATL comes from the coding sequence ATGATTCCGCTAGATGTGTTTGGGTCGGAATCGGTCGCAGCGGACCTGTTGGAGCAGGTTCGCTGGCGTGATGGTGTTACCTGTCCTCGCTGCCGTTCTGACCGGACGGTCAGAAACGGCAGCTACAGAGAGTTTCAACGGTATCTCTGTAAGAATTGCGACCGCACGTTCAACGATAAGACTGGCACAATCTTCGCTCATTCGAAGATTGCGCTCCGACGGTGGCTGTTTTCAATTTACGCGTTTCTCCGGTTTAATACGAGTCTCCGCCAACTACAGTGCGAAATCGAGGTGACACACAAAACGATGCACCGGCGCATCGAGCGCTTTGCCAGAGCGCTCGATGCGCCTTCCCTCAATCTCGTCGGCCCGGTCGAAATCGACGAAGTGTACGTCTCTGCCGGGAAGAAAGGCCGCGAGCGCGACCGGGAGTCGCGCTCGCGTGGCCTGTCTACGCGCGGGCGTGGTTCGTATAGCAGCGACAAGCCACCGATCTTCATCATCGCCGACCGTGGCACCGAACAGCGGTACGTGATTCCAGCGAAAGCCGCAGACGAATCGACGATTCGACTCCTGCTGGCCGACCGCCAGCAGGAGTCGCTCACTGTCTATACCGACGGCTTTCGAGCGTACGAACCGCTCGAAGATGACGACGCATTCGACCGCGAATACGTCGTCCATGGCGACGGTGAATACGCCGACGATGAGGTGCACGTCAACACCTGCGAGAGCCACGCGTCGCAGGTGCGACGGTGGCTCTCGCCCCACCGAGGTATCTCCAAAGACAAGCTGACACAGTATCTTAGAGCGTTTCAGCTACGCCGAGAGCTGTTTCGGAAACCCGGCCGAGATGCTCTCAAACACGCTGTTCAAGCAACGCTGTGA